A portion of the Stigmatella aurantiaca DW4/3-1 genome contains these proteins:
- a CDS encoding sigma-54-dependent Fis family transcriptional regulator, with protein sequence MTPGCYGGPTAFVLPPLPTMSPPKDVSQVLLSVGGLVGREIDLDAFLQTLVDRIAVTMQADRGTLWLLDPARGELFSRAAHLPEVSQIRVKLGQGAAGHVAKEGEPVSIQDPRGERLFFADIDRLTGYRTSSLLAAPLRDAEGSVYGVLQVLNRLGGGQFTDEDTERLAAIASQVSTALQSTSLYQELKRAKEQPQAPVGYFFNRIIGESAQLRTLYRLVQKAAPTDATVLLRGESGCGKELFARAIHVNGPRRDKPLVKVDCAALPATLIENELFGHEKGAFTGADHRVQGKFEVADGGTVFIDEIGELPLSVQGKLLRVLQDREFERVGGTQTVKVDVRIVAATNRDLSRMVAENRFREDLYYRIKVVELVLPPLRERGAEDIERLARHFVATAAKRHRLEPPRLSALALERLKSYRWPGNVRELENCIESAVVLCEGEILEEHLPLPTVDRPLPARGGAQAEPESPALLSLAEVERRHILRVLEAVKGNRTAAAKALEIGRNTLSRKLKEYGLSDEG encoded by the coding sequence ATGACCCCCGGATGCTATGGTGGCCCCACGGCGTTCGTCCTTCCGCCCCTGCCCACCATGTCCCCACCGAAGGATGTCAGCCAGGTGTTGCTCTCGGTCGGCGGGCTCGTGGGCCGGGAGATCGATCTCGACGCGTTCCTCCAGACGCTGGTGGACCGCATCGCCGTCACGATGCAGGCCGATCGGGGAACGCTCTGGCTGTTGGATCCCGCGCGGGGCGAGCTGTTTTCGCGCGCCGCGCACCTGCCCGAGGTGTCTCAGATCCGGGTCAAGCTCGGCCAGGGGGCCGCGGGGCACGTGGCCAAGGAGGGCGAGCCCGTCAGCATCCAGGATCCCCGGGGCGAGCGGCTCTTCTTCGCGGACATCGACCGGCTCACGGGCTACCGCACGTCGAGCCTGCTGGCGGCGCCGCTGCGCGATGCCGAGGGAAGTGTCTACGGCGTGCTCCAGGTGCTCAACCGGCTGGGGGGCGGACAGTTCACGGACGAGGACACCGAGCGCCTGGCGGCCATCGCCTCGCAGGTCAGCACGGCCTTGCAGAGCACCAGCCTCTACCAGGAGCTCAAGCGCGCCAAGGAGCAGCCACAGGCGCCGGTGGGCTACTTCTTCAACCGCATCATTGGAGAGTCCGCGCAGCTGCGCACCCTCTACCGGCTGGTGCAGAAGGCCGCGCCCACGGATGCCACGGTGTTGCTGCGCGGCGAGAGCGGCTGCGGCAAGGAGCTGTTCGCGCGGGCCATCCACGTCAACGGTCCGCGCCGGGACAAGCCCCTGGTGAAGGTGGACTGCGCGGCGTTGCCCGCCACGCTCATCGAGAACGAGCTGTTCGGCCACGAGAAGGGCGCGTTCACGGGCGCGGACCACCGGGTGCAGGGCAAGTTCGAGGTGGCCGACGGCGGCACGGTGTTCATCGACGAGATCGGCGAGCTGCCGCTCTCGGTCCAGGGCAAGCTGCTGCGGGTGCTCCAGGATCGCGAGTTCGAGCGCGTGGGCGGCACGCAGACGGTCAAGGTGGACGTGCGCATCGTCGCGGCGACGAACCGGGATCTGTCCCGCATGGTGGCCGAGAACCGGTTCCGCGAGGATCTCTACTACCGCATCAAGGTGGTGGAGCTGGTGCTGCCGCCCCTGCGCGAGCGGGGGGCCGAGGACATCGAGCGGCTCGCGCGGCACTTCGTGGCGACGGCGGCGAAGCGCCACCGGCTGGAGCCTCCCCGGCTGAGCGCCCTGGCGCTGGAGCGGCTCAAAAGCTACCGCTGGCCCGGCAACGTGCGCGAGTTGGAGAACTGCATCGAGAGCGCGGTGGTGCTGTGCGAGGGCGAGATCCTCGAGGAGCACCTGCCCCTGCCCACGGTGGACCGGCCCCTGCCGGCCCGGGGGGGAGCCCAGGCCGAGCCCGAGTCCCCCGCCCTGCTCTCCCTGGCGGAGGTGGAGCGGCGCCACATCCTCCGGGTGCTGGAGGCGGTGAAGGGCAACCGCACGGCGGCGGCCAAGGCCCTGGAGATTGGCCGCAACACCCTGTCGCGCAAGCTCAAGGAGTATGGATTGTCGGACGAGGGCTGA
- a CDS encoding ABC transporter permease subunit — MSFLRKHITVLAGLLAYVLLYALAAARYDGFLSLPVFINFLSNNAVLGIVAVGMTFVILSGGIDLSVGAVMSFSSVLIGVLIMDHQWNVFAAMGASLVCGTTLGAVMGAIIHKTGIKPFIVTLAGMFFVRGLAFIIHLESIAIADPKHTAIAILRLGPLPVTALLFLTVVAIAWYVAVFTSFGRNVYALGGGEEASLLMGLPVQRTRIAVYAVSGFCASFAGAALTFYLSSGSHLEGVGMELDAIATVVIGGTLLAGGVGSVFGTLVGVLMLGLILTSITTYEGMMSSGLTRVAIGALLLAFVMLQKLLTRRIAGAGRAT, encoded by the coding sequence ATGAGCTTTCTGCGCAAGCACATCACCGTTTTGGCGGGGCTCCTGGCCTACGTGCTGCTCTACGCCCTCGCGGCGGCGAGGTACGACGGCTTCCTGTCGCTCCCGGTCTTCATCAACTTCCTGTCCAACAACGCGGTGCTCGGCATCGTCGCGGTGGGCATGACGTTCGTCATCCTCTCCGGCGGAATCGATCTGTCCGTCGGGGCCGTCATGTCCTTCTCCAGCGTGCTCATTGGCGTCCTCATCATGGACCACCAGTGGAACGTGTTCGCCGCGATGGGGGCCTCGCTCGTCTGTGGCACCACGCTCGGGGCCGTGATGGGGGCCATCATCCACAAGACGGGCATCAAGCCCTTCATCGTCACGCTCGCGGGCATGTTCTTCGTGCGGGGGCTGGCGTTCATCATCCACCTCGAGTCCATCGCCATCGCGGACCCGAAGCACACCGCCATCGCCATCCTGCGGCTCGGCCCCTTGCCGGTGACCGCGCTCCTGTTCCTGACGGTCGTGGCCATCGCCTGGTACGTCGCGGTGTTCACCTCCTTCGGCCGCAATGTGTATGCCCTCGGAGGAGGGGAGGAGGCCTCGCTGCTGATGGGGTTGCCCGTGCAGCGCACCCGGATCGCCGTCTACGCGGTGAGCGGGTTCTGTGCGTCCTTCGCCGGGGCCGCGCTCACCTTCTACCTCTCCAGCGGCAGCCACCTGGAGGGCGTCGGCATGGAGCTGGATGCGATCGCCACCGTGGTCATCGGGGGCACGCTCCTGGCCGGAGGTGTCGGCTCGGTGTTCGGCACGCTCGTCGGGGTGCTGATGCTGGGCCTCATCCTCACCTCCATCACCACCTACGAGGGGATGATGAGCTCCGGGCTCACGCGCGTGGCCATCGGGGCGCTTCTGCTCGCCTTCGTGATGCTCCAGAAGCTGTTGACGCGGCGGATTGCTGGCGCGGGCCGGGCCACCTGA
- a CDS encoding ABC transporter permease, producing MRPRNFWPLVALAALLVFNLLFTTGFARVEFRDGRLFGTLVDIFQNGAPVMLLAVGMTLVIALGGIDLSVGSVMALSGAVAALLMTEHGQSVPMGILAALGVALLVGVINGALVSYGSIQPIIVTLVTLVMGRGLAQTLTQDQKVRFEIPAFEFIGNGTVLGLPFPVLLVAAVALGVSLLLRRTATGLYIEAMGGNPQAARLCGLRVHVIRLMAYMACALCAGMAGLIAAADIKEADVANAGLYLELDAILAVVLGGTSLSGGRANLVGSLIGAIFIQTLTIMLQMRGVITEHTLIIKAIVALSVCFMQTPSFERIVRRFRPAEGA from the coding sequence ATGCGCCCTAGGAATTTCTGGCCGCTGGTGGCGCTGGCGGCGCTGCTGGTCTTCAACCTTCTCTTCACCACGGGCTTTGCCCGGGTCGAGTTCAGGGACGGGCGGCTCTTCGGAACGCTCGTGGACATCTTCCAGAACGGCGCCCCGGTCATGCTGCTCGCGGTCGGGATGACGTTGGTGATTGCCCTGGGGGGAATCGATCTGTCGGTCGGCTCGGTGATGGCGCTCTCCGGAGCGGTCGCCGCGCTGCTGATGACGGAGCATGGCCAGTCCGTGCCCATGGGCATCCTGGCCGCGCTGGGCGTGGCCCTGCTCGTGGGGGTCATCAACGGCGCCCTCGTCAGCTATGGGAGCATTCAGCCCATCATCGTCACCCTGGTGACCCTGGTGATGGGGCGCGGGCTGGCCCAGACCCTCACCCAGGACCAGAAGGTCCGCTTTGAGATCCCAGCGTTCGAGTTCATCGGCAACGGGACGGTGCTGGGCTTGCCCTTTCCGGTCCTCTTGGTGGCCGCCGTGGCCCTGGGGGTCAGCCTGCTGCTGCGGCGGACCGCGACGGGCCTCTACATCGAAGCCATGGGCGGCAACCCTCAAGCGGCCCGCCTGTGTGGCCTGCGCGTGCACGTGATCCGGCTGATGGCCTACATGGCGTGCGCGCTGTGCGCGGGGATGGCCGGGCTCATCGCCGCCGCGGACATCAAGGAAGCCGATGTCGCCAACGCCGGGCTCTACCTGGAGCTGGATGCCATCCTGGCCGTCGTGCTTGGAGGCACCAGTCTGAGTGGGGGCCGGGCCAACCTCGTGGGCTCCCTCATCGGCGCCATCTTCATCCAGACGCTGACCATCATGCTCCAGATGCGCGGGGTCATCACCGAGCACACGCTCATCATCAAGGCCATCGTGGCGCTCTCGGTCTGCTTCATGCAGACGCCCTCGTTCGAGCGCATCGTGCGGCGCTTCCGGCCCGCGGAGGGCGCATGA
- a CDS encoding sugar ABC transporter ATP-binding protein — protein MSTEPILAAQGVEKRFPGVHALAGVNFEVRAGEVHALMGQNGAGKSTLIKILTGVYARDGGTITFEGRDFRPSSPAEAQRQGISTTYQELSLIPTLTVAENLCLGRAPRRWYGIDWRAMRRKAEEVLATFDLRIDVTQPLGTLSAAVQQLVAIARAVQTEARVIIMDEPTSSLDAHETELLLDIITRLKARGLGIVFVTHFLDQVYRVSDRITVLRNGTFVGTYEASQLSRLELVSQMLGKVPEEVEPVLREHPDTPRPTVVSAQGLERRGFQAFDLTIHEGEVVGFAGLLGSGRTEAARLLFGADHARSGTVNGAVPRSPRHAIAQGMAFLPEDRKAEGIFPDLSVRENIAIVVQRKLGFILSRAQQDALAQEFVTKLGIKTPSIEQPIRLLSGGNQQKVILARWLAYQPRLLILDEPTRGIDVGAKGEIERLIHQLSQKGLAVLFISAALEEVLRLSHRIAVFRDRKKVRELTQTTLPEVMQVIAGEETHAP, from the coding sequence GTGAGTACTGAGCCCATTCTCGCCGCCCAAGGCGTCGAGAAGCGCTTCCCCGGAGTTCACGCCCTCGCGGGCGTGAACTTCGAGGTGAGGGCCGGCGAGGTGCATGCCCTGATGGGGCAGAATGGCGCCGGCAAGTCCACGCTCATCAAGATCCTCACGGGCGTCTATGCCCGCGACGGGGGCACCATCACGTTCGAGGGCCGTGACTTCCGCCCCTCCTCGCCGGCAGAGGCCCAGCGGCAGGGCATCAGCACCACCTACCAGGAGCTCAGCCTCATCCCGACGCTGACGGTCGCGGAGAACCTGTGTCTCGGCCGGGCCCCTCGCCGCTGGTACGGCATCGACTGGCGCGCCATGCGGCGCAAGGCCGAGGAGGTGCTCGCGACCTTTGATCTGCGGATCGACGTCACGCAGCCGCTGGGAACCCTGTCGGCCGCCGTGCAGCAACTCGTCGCGATCGCCCGGGCCGTTCAGACCGAGGCCCGGGTCATCATCATGGATGAGCCCACCTCGAGCCTCGACGCCCACGAGACGGAGCTCCTGCTGGACATCATCACCCGGCTCAAGGCCCGGGGGCTGGGCATCGTCTTCGTCACGCACTTCCTTGATCAGGTGTACCGGGTGAGTGACCGGATCACCGTGCTTCGCAACGGGACCTTCGTGGGGACGTACGAGGCCTCCCAGCTGTCGCGTCTGGAGCTGGTCTCGCAGATGCTGGGCAAGGTTCCGGAGGAAGTGGAGCCCGTGCTTCGGGAGCATCCGGACACCCCGCGCCCCACGGTCGTCTCCGCCCAAGGGCTGGAGCGCCGGGGCTTCCAGGCGTTCGACCTGACGATTCACGAAGGCGAGGTGGTCGGCTTCGCGGGCCTGCTCGGCTCGGGAAGAACGGAGGCGGCCCGCCTGCTCTTCGGGGCCGATCATGCCCGGAGCGGCACGGTCAACGGCGCGGTGCCCCGGAGTCCGCGCCATGCCATCGCGCAGGGAATGGCGTTCCTCCCCGAGGACCGGAAGGCCGAGGGCATCTTTCCCGACCTGTCGGTGCGGGAGAACATCGCCATCGTCGTCCAGCGCAAGCTGGGGTTCATCCTGTCGCGCGCCCAGCAGGATGCGCTGGCGCAGGAGTTCGTGACGAAGCTGGGCATCAAGACGCCGTCCATCGAGCAGCCCATCCGGCTGCTCAGCGGCGGCAACCAGCAGAAGGTCATCCTCGCCCGGTGGCTCGCGTATCAGCCGCGATTGCTCATCCTCGACGAGCCGACCCGTGGAATCGATGTCGGGGCCAAGGGGGAGATCGAACGCCTCATCCATCAGCTCTCCCAGAAGGGGCTCGCGGTCCTCTTCATCTCGGCCGCGCTGGAAGAAGTGCTCCGGCTGTCCCATCGCATCGCCGTCTTCCGGGATCGAAAGAAGGTCCGGGAGCTCACCCAGACAACCCTTCCGGAGGTCATGCAAGTCATCGCCGGTGAGGAGACCCATGCGCCCTAG